A single region of the Mercenaria mercenaria strain notata chromosome 6, MADL_Memer_1, whole genome shotgun sequence genome encodes:
- the LOC123548632 gene encoding terminal nucleotidyltransferase 4B-like isoform X2 produces the protein MYMLHDEIKDFYEYMSPTPEEANMRSDVVDRIRNVISGLWSKAEVEIFGSFRTGLYLPTSDIDLVVFGKWEKLPLHTLEEALLDKGITDKDNIKVLDKASVPIVKLTDLQTDIKVDISFNVPNSVKSAKLIMKFMEEYPILKYLVLVLKQFLLQRDLNEVFTGGISSYSLILLTVSFLQLNPREDATNPKINLGIMLIEFFELYGRHFNYLNTGIRIKNGGAYVPKDDITREMDNGHRPSLLCIEDPLTPGNDIGRSSYGAMQVKQAFEYAYLQLQYALAPQNYHLLNGPQSILGRIVRVTEEVQDYRRWIKENFPVKIQEVSRVESKTRTYASVATSTSNPKSKLDNDNNNGPVLIEDQKQKAVESENSDSSGNSSVCRSSSSSVCSAGSSPSLDSEPDSDAETASSEKKALVPNVVEKPSESIREFRNSRDQQKQVQSFSPQSRDGSSSSVSSNRSTASISNYRPSSVNNNYSNNYPYHEHNHNRNSEHGGYYYAGSRPQSSTHSNKYYYKQHQNGNQGSKNTHHHPSTRRRRRNSSNGSKTVKEFSSKDRNQHGNGSYSSASASR, from the exons GTGGAAATATTTGGGAGTTTTCGTACTGGTCTCTATCTCCCCACAAG TGACATTGACCTGGTTGTGTTTGGTAAGTGGGAAAAGTTGCCGCTTCACACACTAGAGGAAGCTTTGCTAGACAAGGGGATTACAGACAAGGATAACATCAAAGTACTCGATAAAGCTTCA GTACCAATTGTCAAGTTAACAGATCTACAAACTGATATAAAAGTGGATATTAGTTTCAATGTTCCAAACAGCGTCAAAAGTGCCAAACTTATCATG AAATTCATGGAAGAATACCCAATCTTGAAGTACCTTGTTCTTGTTTTGAAGCAGTTTTTACTTCAGCGAGATCTTAATGAAGTCTTTACTGGAGGAATCTCATCTTACAGTCTCATCCTGCTGACTGTCAGCTTTCTACAG CTGAATCCTCGAGAGGATGCCACAAATCCCAAGATCAACTTAGGTATCATGCTCATAGAGTTCTTCGAGTTATATGGGCGACATTTCAACTACCTGAACACAGGTATCCGTATCAAAAATGGAGGAGCATATGTGCCAAAGGATGACATCACACGGGAGATGGACAACGGACATAGGCCTTCCTTGCTGTGTATAGAGGATCCTCTAACACCCG GCAATGATATAGGCCGAAGTTCTTACGGTGCCATGCAGGTAAAGCAAGCTTTTGAGTATGCCTACCTACAACTACAATATGCTCTTGCTCCACAGAACTACCACCTTCTCAATGGACCTCAAAG tattttaggacGTATTGTTCGAGTTACAGAAGAGGTTCAGGACTACAGGAGATGGATAAAAGAAAATTTTCCAGTTAAAATCCAAGAAGTGAGTAGAGTGGAATCAAAGACAAGGACATACGCTAGTGTTGCGACATCCACGTCCAATCCTAAATCCAAGCTAGATAATGACAACAACAATGG GCCAGTCCTTATTGAAGATCAGAAACAGAAGGCTGTGGAGAGTGAGAACTCTGATTCTAGTGGTAACAGTTCAGTTTGCCGGTCCTCATCTTCTAGTGTCTGCAGTGCAGGTTCAAGTCCCAGTCTGGATAGTGAACCG GATTCAGACGCAGAGACGGCCTCGTCAGAGAAGAAAGCTCTTGTCccaaatgttgttgaaaaaccCAGTGAATCAATTCGTGAGTTTCGCAACAGCCGAGACCAACAGAAGCAAGTTCAAAGCTTTAGCCCACAGAGTCGTGATGGAAGTTCGAGTAGTGTATCATCGAACCGCTCGACAGCTTCTATTTCGAACTATCGTCCAAGCTCAGTTAATAATAATTACAGCAATAATTATCCGTATCATGAGCATAATCACAATAGAAACAGTGAACATGGTGGCTATTACTATGCTGGTTCTCGGCCGCAAAGTTCCACGCATAGTAATAAATACTACTATAAGCAACATCAGAATGGTAACCAGGGCAGCAAAAATACACATCATCATCCTTCTACACGTAGACGGAGAAGAAATAGCTCTAATGGCAGTAAAACAGTGAAAGAATTTTCTAGCAAAGACAGAAATCAACATGGCAATGGTAGTTACTCTTCAGCTAGCGCATCAAGGTAA
- the LOC123548631 gene encoding uncharacterized protein LOC123548631, producing MDHQRELEKKKYRNWVRGGLAYKYLKEGIEGFADEVVQQEHTRILRIVSHTSGLTCNQCCLKTLRPIHRCKTDHAGRNKCPWHQTNCNCCHYTQKQQCSNKLCDSIMEEILRSHGSTPPSPYWKNTDIQKWCTAPWEIAKCFINASGYSDKTKAADIDISGLLHVFINNINFQSHLSANINWSDIFKQVLKRRNELFHSPATTMEDAKLDECIDEIIAILDDEKELKERHDAQQAVSKLKQLKQKSFIITTHNEAEVCREALSSITKKSEELNQTIQDAKYDIGTKEKEVIETIESKKKQTLQELRSHSLHDLQERVRQLELDSSNSKQRLTQLESTVDNLDTIRQNHQKQLDYVEGKQDLQKKFSELYQNHYVNTSISPLKLQENDVNIKEVYVAPEMVVDEKPDSATNPREKAQTKPDTRIRQQYREILHSDSRKHKNIYIVGDVGTGKSAFCKMMIQNWCSAITDYSPISANGNKPEDTLNYEESENYHQSSAVNNGNISEMRKFDFLFFIPLQRMSGLSDIAEMIKAIVKSAGLTSTDQIDRIFEQESERCLIIADGLDEWNPPNNTGILPHISSGLPKRDERVNHATIITLSRPSAKGILNLESSECDQKVELSGINIRSVERFIQNYLSKFNRIDISSRFFLKEMEIAKLEHLEKTPLLLQQLLWLYCNGYGIGKCVSDTYSHIINALLRWSQNKEEKCDMQENQMHMQLPGLLRRFPTCEANKQFLLLLARVEFEILTSGIGSVTFGRSYLRQRGVSKEGITALIKWGFLVENTCLDPTQENTQVEFIHKSYLEFFAAVYVSSHYNEHQRSILSKTILQDLFQNCTSAADVLQLSNVLKMICGLSPFLIYDLSKLVSDIARRDESIIRYRNSLPEYKLSRNNNVSFQIQHLIFSCLSECGSNDQPMVALCDVIIELTSDAFLKQIIPDNVISLDVWNISDVEVWRWISRLKQLQYIHIDDSQLPHGEMESVFTLIEAPLKHFALYSVSCKYSKCKGHIIDLSKYDQLRKLEIINCKRVKTPYINTKHLQMMRFDFSSVCSINFLLNASSLTELHIGNPAFEYCEYNKQVNSVVQILRKLRKLRIERAGIMDTALTVTSKMRNLDHIELECVLMDLKTWYSFVDSLRTLQQSVQVHTRDEGHQVEIKEDKRNYVREKPIMFEVMKADWCSFSFRTKKYCIKL from the exons ATGGATCATCAACGTGAATTGGAGAAAAAGAAGTACAGAAACTGGGTGAGAGGTGGACTGGCGTATAAATATCTTAAAGAAGGTATTGAAGGATTTGCTGATGAGGTGGTTCAACAGGAACACACGCGAATTCTTAGAATTGTCAGCCACACATCTGGACTCACATGTAACCAGTGCTGTCTTAAAACCCTGCGACCAATACATAGGTGTAAGACAGATCATGCCGGCAGAAACAAATGCCCATGGCATCAGACAAACTGTAACTGTTGTCACTATACACAAAAGCAACAATGTTCTAATAAGTTGTGTGACTCAATTATGGAAGAAATTCTTAGAAGCCATGGATCCACACCACCTTCACCATACTGGAAAAATACTGATATACAAAAATGGTGTACAGCTCCATGGGAAATCGCCAAATGTTTCATCAATGCATCGGGATATTCAGACAAGACAAAGGCAGCTGATATTGACATTTCAGGCTTGCTTCATGTTTTTATCAACAACATCAATTTTCAGTCACACTTATCAGCCAACATAAATTGGAGCGACATCTTTAAACAG GTTCTAAAAAGAAGAAATGAGTTATTCCATTCACCGGCAACGACGATGGAAGACGCCAAGTTGGATGAATGTATAGATGAAATAATAGCAATTCTTGACGATGAAAAGGAACTGAAAGAAAGACACGATGCCCAGCAAGCCGTTTCCAAGCTCAAACAG TTGAAGCAAAAGAGCTTTATCATTACTACACACAACGAGGCGGAAGTGTGCAGAGAAGCTCTAAGTTCAATTACCAAGAAATCGGAGGAACTGAATCAAACGATCCAAGACGCAAAATATGACATTGGTACGAAAGAAAAAGAAGTTATAGAAACGATTGAAAGTAAGAAAAAGCAGACTCTTCAAGAATTACGCAGTCACAGCTTGCACGACTTGCAAGAAAGAGTAAGACAGCTTGAATTAGACAGTTCTAACTCAAAACAG CGCCTTACACAACTAGAGAGTACAGTTGACAATCTGGACACAATACGTCAAAATCATCAGAAGCAACTGGACTACGTTGAAGGAAAGCAAG ATCTTCAGAAAAAGTTCTCGGAATTGTACCAGAATCATTACGTGAACACTTCGATTTCACCACTTAAATTACAGgaaaatgatgtaaatataaaAGAAGTTTATGTAGCCCCGGAAATGGTAGTTGATGAAAAACCAGACAGTGCAACAAATCCTAGAGAAAAGGCGCAGACCAAGCCAGATACCAGAATTAGACAACAATATAGAGAGATACTACATTCGGATAGTCGGAAACACAAAAACATCTATATAGTAGGTGATGTTGGAACAGGAAAAagtgcattttgtaaaatgatgaTTCAGAATTGGTGCTCAGCGATAACAGACTACAGTCCTATATCTGCTAATGGTAACAAGCCTGAAGATACTCTTAATTATGAAGAAAGTGAAAATTACCATCAATCTTCTGCTGTAAACAATGGAAATATCAGCGAGATGAGAAagtttgattttcttttcttCATACCTTTACAGAGAATGTCAGGACTAAGCGATATTGCTGAAATGATCAAAGCTATAGTCAAATCCGCTGGTCTAACATCAACTGACCAGATAGATAGAATATTTGAGCAAGAATCGGAACGTTGTCTCATCATTGCAGATGGTTTGGATGAGTGGAATCCTCCAAACAACACAGGCATTTTGCCACATATCAGTTCTGGTTTGCCGAAACGAGATGAGAGAGTAAATCATGCAACGATCATTACTCTTTCTCGACCATCAGCTAAAGGAATTCTGAACTTGGAATCTTCAGAATGTGATCAAAAAGTTGAATTGTCTGGGATAAATATTAGATCTGTTGAACGCTTCATCCAAAATTACTTGTCAAAGTTCAACAGAATAGATATATCTTCTAGGTTCTTCTTGAAGGAAATGGAAATAGCGAAACTTGAACATCTAGAGAAAACGCCCTTGCTTTTGCAACAACTTCTATGGTTGTACTGCAATGGATATGGAATTGGAAAATGTGTTAGCGATACATACAGTCACATTATTAATGCCTTGCTTCGTTGGTCACAgaacaaagaagaaaaatgtGACATGCAAGAAAATCAAATGCACATGCAACTGCCGGGACTTTTGCGAAGATTTCCAACATGTGAAGCAAACAAACAATTCCTGCTACTGTTAGCTAGAGTTGAGTTTGAAATATTGACTTCAGGAATCGGATCTGTCACATTTGGTCGATCATATCTTCGACAGAGAGGTGTTTCTAAAGAGGGCATAACTGCACTCATTAAATGGGGTTTTCTGGTAGAAAATACTTGTCTTGATCCCACTCAAGAAAATACTCAGGTAGAATTCATTCATAAATCTTACCTTGAGTTTTTTGCAGCTGTATATGTTTCTAGCCACTATAATGAACATCAGCGTTCAATACTTTCAAAAACCATTTTGCAAGACCTCTTTCAAAACTGTACGTCTGCTGCCGACGTTCTACAGTTATCAAACGTGCTCAAAATGATTTGTGGATTATCTCCATTCCTAATATATGACTTGTCAAAATTAGTCTCAGACATTGCAAGAAGGGATGAAAGTATAATCAGGTACAGAAACTCTCTGCCGGAGTATAAGTTGAGCAGGAATAACAATGTATCCTTTCAAATTCAGCATCTTATATTCAGTTGCCTATCAGAGTGTGGTTCAAATGATCAGCCGATGGTCGCTCTTTGTGATGTAATCATCGAACTCACTTCAGatgcttttctaaaacaaataatacCGGATAATGTGATATCTCTTGATGTGTGGAATATCTCAGATGTAGAAGTATGGAGATGGATTTCACGATTGAAACAACTTCAGTATATACACATTGATGACAGTCAGTTACCGCACGGTGAGATGGAATCGGTATTTACATTGATCGAAGCACCTTTGAAACACTTTGCATTGTACTCTGTATCATGCAAATATTCTAAATGTAAAGGCCATATAATTGATCTTTCCAAATATGATCAGCTTCGGAAACTTGAGATTATAAATTGTAAAAGAGTTAAGACTCCTTACATAAACACTAAACATCTTCAAATGATGCGTTTTGATTTTTCCAGTGTATGTAGCATTAATTTTCTATTAAACGCAAGCAGTCTGACGGAACTTCACATTGGAAATCCTGCCTTTGAGTATTGTGAATACAACAAACAAGTGAATTCTGTGGTGCAAATCTTAAGGAAACTACGGAAACTCAGGATAGAGCGGGCAGGTATTATGGACACTGCTCTCACTGTAACATCCAAGATGAGAAACCTCGATCACATCGAACTTGAGTGTGTCTTAATGGATCTAAAAACGTGGTATAGTTTCGTTGATAGTCTTCGTACCCTTCAACAATCTGTACAGGTGCATACACGAGATGAGGGTCATCAGGTAGAAATAAAAGAAGATAAACGTAACTATGTAAGAGAGAAACCAATCATGTTTGAAGTGATGAAAGCTGACTGGTGTAGTTTCAGTTTTAGGACAAAGAAATATTGTATCAAACTCTGA